A single window of Gossypium arboreum isolate Shixiya-1 chromosome 13, ASM2569848v2, whole genome shotgun sequence DNA harbors:
- the LOC108464412 gene encoding probable inactive purple acid phosphatase 2 has protein sequence MNMILLFFFLPLISQVRPEPILTVNPKTLSKSGNSVHIQWSGIESPSKLDWLGLYSPPDSPHDNFIGYKFLSSSSSTWESGAGSISLPLTSLRSNYSFRIFRWTESEVNPEIHDQDHNPLPGTKHLLAESETVGFELGRGPGQIHLSLTGREREMRVMFVAEDPEERQVRYGEKEGEWEGDVAVARVGRYEREDMCHAPANESVGWRDPGWIFDAVMSGLKGGVKYYYQVGSESKGWSTTHSFVSWDKSSNETIAFLFGDMGTATPYLTFSRTQDESISTIKWILRDLEALGDKPTFISHIGDISYARGYSWLWDEFFNLIEPVASKVPYHVCIGNHEYDWPSQPWKPDWANLIYGTDGGGECGVPYSLRFNMPGNSSEPTGTRAPATRNLYYSFDMGPVHFVYMSTETNFLPGSSQYDFLKHDLESVDRMKTPFVVVQGHRPMYTTSFESRDAPLREKMLEHLEPLFVKNNVNLALWGHVHRYERFCPLKNFTCGSMGQKGKDWEAFPVHVVIGMAGQDWQPTWEPRPDHPHDPVYPQPKRSLYRTGEFGYTRLIATKEKLTLSFVGNHDGEVHDMVEILASGQVLNGGDDNNGKVGAVHKVDDVTRYSFSHYVWGGSVLVLGGFVGYVLGFVSHAMRQIATERGWTSLKTEEQ, from the exons ATGAATATGATCTTgcttttcttcttccttcctttaATCTCTCAAGTCCGACCCGAACCCATCCTCACCGTCAACCCCAAAACTCTTTCTAAATCGGGTAATTCGGTTCACATCCAATGGTCCGGCATCGAGTCACCGTCCAAGCTCGACTGGCTCGGTCTCTACTCGCCCCCCGACTCACCCCACGACAACTTCATCGGTTACAAGTtcctttcatcttcttcctcaactTGGGAATCTGGAGCGGGCTCCATTTCTCTCCCCCTCACCTCCCTCCGCTCTAACTACTCCTTCCGGATCTTCCGCTGGACCGAATCCGAGGTCAACCCGGAAATCCACGACCAGGATCATAATCCCCTCCCGGGCACGAAGCACTTGTTGGCGGAATCCGAGACGGTGGGTTTCGAATTGGGTCGTGGGCCGGGGCAGATCCACTTGTCGTTGACCGGTCGGGAAAGGGAGATGCGGGTGATGTTCGTTGCGGAGGACCCGGAGGAGAGGCAGGTGAGGTACGGAGAGAAGGAAGGAGAGTGGGAAGGTGACGTAGCGGTGGCACGTGTGGGGAGGTACGAGAGGGAAGACATGTGTCACGCGCCGGCCAATGAGAGCGTTGGTTGGAGAGATCCTGGTTGGATATTTGACGCTGTCATGTCGGGTTTAAAGGGTGGGGTGAAATACTATTATCAG GTTGGAAGCGAGTCTAAAGGTTGGAGCACGACACATAGCTTTGTGTCATGGGACAAAAGTTCAAATGAAACAATAGCCTTCCTATTTGGAGACATGGGGACTGCTACACCCTACTTAACCTTTAGTCGCACACAAGATGAAAGCATATCAACCATTAAGTGGATCCTGCGTGACCTTGAAGCTCTTGGAGATAAGCCTACTTTCATTTCCCATATCGGGGATATCAGCTATGCAAGAGGCTATTCATGGTTGTGGGATGAATTTTTCAACTTAATTGAGCCTGTTGCCTCCAAGGTGCCGTATCATGTGTGCATTGGCAATCATGAATATGATTGGCCTTCACAGCCTTGGAAACCTGACTGGGCCAATTTAATTTATGGAACTGATGGAGGTGGTGAATGTGGGGTTCCCTACAGCCTTAGATTCAATATGCCTGGCAACTCTTCAGAACCAACTGGAACCCGTGCTCCAGCCACCCGAAACCTTTACTACTCATTTGATATGGGGCCCGTTCATTTTGTGTACATGTCAACCGAGACCAATTTCCTTCCGGGAAGCAGCCAATATGACTTTCTGAAGCATGATCTAGAGTCGGTTGATCGGATGAAGACCCCTTTTGTTGTAGTTCAAGGGCATAGACCAATGTACACTACAAGTTTCGAAAGTAGGGACGCCCCATTGAGAGAGAAAATGCTTGAGCATTTGGAACCTTTATTTGTGAAAAACAATGTAAACCTTGCATTATGGGGCCATGTTCATCGGTACGAGAGGTTTTGTCCATTGAAGAACTTCACATGTGGAAGCATGGGGCAGAAGGGGAAGGATTGGGAGGCATTTCCAGTTCATGTTGTGATTGGGATGGCAGGACAAGACTGGCAACCAACATGGGAACCTCGACCAGACCATCCACACGATCCCGTCTACCCACAACCCAAGAGGTCTTTGTACCGCACAGGCGAGTTTGGGTACACTAGATTAATTGCTACAAAAGAGAAACTTACACTATCGTTCGTAGGAAACCATGACGGGGAGGTGCATGACATGGTTGAGATTTTGGCATCTGGGCAAGTTCTCAATGGTGGTGATGATAACAATGGTAAAGTCGGAGCAGTCCATAAGGTTGATGATGTGACACGGTACTCATTTTCACACTATGTCTGGGGTGGTAGTGTCTTGGTGCTTGGTGGTTTTGTTGGCTATGTTCTGGGTTTCGTTTCACATGCTATGAGACAAATTGCAACAGAAAGAGGCTGGACTTCCTTGAAAACCGAGGAGCAATGA